A window of Armatimonadota bacterium contains these coding sequences:
- a CDS encoding branched-chain amino acid ABC transporter permease has product MSVPMPSRVLMVEAAIGAWVFAFLLVESWAGLALLLAAGAGGGVWAGRWTAGRDGRPFGAVRECAGWALGGLAVWVLLIPFVLRGSPYWLFVLVLAGVHALMAVGLNVQVGSTEMVNLGFAGFAAIGAYTSAVLSREVGWDPWLGTVAGAVVTCAVGVLVGLPAARTRGYYYSLVTIAFGIVVYLVLVNLTAVGGPSGLGRIPPLSVGNLSLRAPVSVAGLSLPAQATSFYLTAVVLAAAAWIAQRLHRSELGLVWNALREDEVATRCLGVDVTRAKLWAMGFGTFLGGLAGALYAHTVGFIAPDNFTFLHSVMLVSMVILGGADHVAGVVVGAVLLTVVPEKFRAFQDYRLLLYGAVLLGMLHVRPRGLLPKGTRSYPSVSGSHTVPRAGRRVESDTVAVR; this is encoded by the coding sequence ATGAGCGTCCCGATGCCGTCCCGGGTGCTGATGGTGGAAGCTGCCATTGGCGCGTGGGTGTTCGCCTTCCTTCTGGTGGAATCCTGGGCAGGTCTTGCCCTCCTACTCGCTGCGGGCGCGGGGGGCGGCGTGTGGGCGGGTCGATGGACCGCGGGACGAGACGGACGGCCGTTCGGAGCGGTGCGGGAGTGTGCGGGGTGGGCCCTGGGCGGCCTCGCGGTGTGGGTACTTTTGATACCCTTCGTGCTGCGGGGGAGTCCTTACTGGTTGTTTGTCCTCGTGTTGGCCGGAGTCCACGCACTGATGGCCGTGGGACTCAATGTCCAGGTCGGCAGTACCGAAATGGTCAATTTGGGGTTCGCGGGATTCGCGGCGATCGGTGCCTACACCTCCGCGGTGCTGAGCCGGGAGGTGGGGTGGGATCCCTGGTTGGGAACTGTGGCCGGTGCCGTGGTCACCTGCGCGGTGGGGGTGCTCGTGGGACTCCCCGCCGCCCGTACGCGCGGGTACTACTACTCTTTGGTGACCATCGCCTTCGGCATCGTCGTGTACTTGGTGCTCGTGAACTTGACCGCGGTTGGGGGGCCGTCCGGGCTAGGTCGCATTCCGCCGCTGTCCGTGGGTAACCTCTCCCTGCGGGCTCCTGTGTCGGTCGCCGGCCTCTCCCTACCCGCGCAGGCGACGTCTTTCTATCTGACGGCTGTGGTGCTCGCGGCCGCCGCATGGATCGCGCAGCGTTTGCATCGCTCGGAGCTGGGACTTGTGTGGAACGCGCTACGGGAGGACGAAGTAGCCACGCGCTGTCTCGGGGTGGACGTGACTCGGGCGAAGCTGTGGGCCATGGGGTTCGGGACATTCCTAGGTGGGCTCGCGGGAGCCCTTTACGCGCACACCGTGGGTTTCATCGCGCCGGACAACTTTACGTTTCTCCACTCTGTGATGCTTGTGAGCATGGTGATCCTGGGAGGGGCGGATCACGTGGCTGGCGTGGTGGTGGGCGCGGTCCTGCTCACGGTGGTGCCCGAGAAGTTCCGGGCCTTTCAGGACTACCGGCTGCTGCTGTATGGCGCGGTGCTGCTGGGCATGCTCCACGTGAGGCCGCGGGGCCTGCTGCCGAAAGGCACGCGCAGCTACCCCTCGGTCTCCGGATCGCACACCGTGCCGCGCGCGGGGAGGCGGGTTGAGTCCGACACCGTTGCTGTCCGCTGA
- a CDS encoding aldehyde dehydrogenase family protein — MAFEIRERLLIGGDWVPGGDPVEVRNKYTGEVLATLPTARREDVDAAVGAASIAAERMAELPAYRRAEVLARVASALRERREEVARLIAAEAGKALKYARVEVDRAINTFNVASEEAKRIHGETVPLDAVPQGDGYFGFYIRRPVGVVAAITPFNFPLNLVAHKVAPAIAAGNAIVLKPATTTPLTAVVLCELLEDAGLPSGGINLVLGPGGSVGEWLVSDQRVAKVTFTGSTDVARRITECAGIKKVTFELGNTSPVIVAPDADLEDVARRCAVGAYYNSGQVCLSVQRVYAQRKEYEPFLERFADAAESMVVGDPLDERVDVGPMIDEREAVRIEQWVREAVEEGARIVVGGRREGPVYWPTVLADVGPEMKVVAQEAFAPVASVIPYEDFEEALRAADRTPYGLQAAVFTRDLGRVFQAIRRLNFGGIVINDVPTFRVDHMPYGGNRQSGVGREGVRFAMEEMTSIQMVVIRTGL, encoded by the coding sequence ATGGCATTCGAAATCCGCGAGCGCCTGCTCATCGGGGGCGACTGGGTACCCGGAGGCGATCCAGTCGAGGTTCGGAACAAGTACACGGGGGAGGTTCTCGCAACGCTGCCGACGGCGCGCCGGGAGGACGTGGACGCCGCGGTGGGAGCCGCGAGCATAGCCGCGGAGCGGATGGCGGAGTTGCCTGCGTACCGGCGGGCGGAGGTCCTTGCTCGAGTTGCGTCCGCCTTGCGGGAACGGCGGGAAGAAGTGGCGCGCCTGATCGCTGCGGAGGCAGGCAAGGCGCTCAAGTACGCCCGTGTGGAAGTGGACCGGGCCATCAACACCTTCAACGTGGCGAGCGAGGAGGCCAAGCGCATCCATGGAGAGACCGTCCCCCTCGACGCCGTCCCTCAGGGAGACGGCTACTTTGGGTTTTATATCCGGCGGCCTGTTGGAGTCGTAGCAGCGATCACCCCATTCAACTTCCCTCTGAATCTGGTAGCACACAAAGTGGCGCCGGCGATCGCGGCGGGGAATGCGATCGTGCTCAAGCCTGCGACCACCACACCGCTGACAGCGGTCGTTCTGTGTGAACTGCTCGAGGACGCCGGGCTACCTTCGGGAGGGATCAACCTGGTGCTGGGGCCCGGCGGTTCCGTGGGTGAGTGGCTGGTGAGCGACCAGCGGGTGGCGAAGGTAACGTTTACCGGGAGCACGGACGTGGCACGTCGGATTACGGAGTGCGCGGGGATCAAAAAGGTGACGTTTGAGCTGGGCAATACGTCGCCGGTAATTGTCGCGCCGGACGCTGATCTGGAGGACGTGGCGCGGCGGTGTGCCGTGGGTGCGTACTACAACTCCGGACAGGTGTGCCTTTCTGTGCAGAGGGTGTATGCTCAACGAAAGGAGTACGAACCGTTCCTGGAGCGGTTCGCGGACGCGGCGGAGTCTATGGTCGTCGGGGATCCACTGGACGAACGGGTCGATGTGGGACCGATGATCGACGAACGAGAAGCGGTACGGATTGAGCAGTGGGTCCGCGAGGCGGTGGAGGAGGGAGCGCGGATCGTGGTTGGCGGGCGGCGAGAGGGCCCGGTTTACTGGCCAACTGTCCTGGCGGACGTAGGGCCCGAGATGAAGGTGGTAGCGCAGGAGGCCTTTGCGCCGGTCGCCTCCGTGATTCCCTACGAGGACTTTGAGGAGGCGCTGCGGGCTGCAGACCGAACGCCGTATGGGTTGCAGGCGGCAGTCTTCACAAGGGACCTGGGCCGCGTGTTCCAGGCGATTCGCCGGTTGAATTTCGGCGGGATCGTCATAAACGACGTCCCCACGTTCCGGGTGGATCACATGCCGTACGGTGGGAACCGGCAGAGCGGTGTCGGCCGGGAGGGCGTGCGGTTCGCGATGGAGGAGATGACGAGCATTCAAATGGTCGTGATCCGAACGGGCCTGTAA
- a CDS encoding branched-chain amino acid ABC transporter substrate-binding protein — MRRLPFGWLVVMVVALGLARGAPGAPAPVVKLAFLGPLTGPNAPQGLGARNAFDLAIRQANASGRFPYRIEGVVLDDASDPATGRAAALRAVSDPAVVAATGHWNSPVAFATIEVFHEHRTPIVIWGAIHPDITRRGYPEVTRVAPTAEQETAVGARWVIRDLRLRRWAVVHDTTTYGNFTRDAFVGTARGLGGEILSTDGINVGDRDFSALLTRLRGLGPDAVFFGGVVTEGALLRAQMVRARLAAAFFSISGIFDDRFIDVATAPSAEGTLAIKPGVPLEGIATGRRFIEDYRTAGYREPYGAYGPYSYDATNILLEAVRQVGPDRAKLVDAVRNIRHRGLLGEVTFDREGQTRLVVVTRYVVQDGKWTVWEDSEYAKGRRQVR, encoded by the coding sequence ATGCGTAGGTTGCCGTTTGGTTGGCTCGTGGTGATGGTTGTCGCCTTGGGCTTGGCCCGAGGCGCGCCAGGTGCGCCCGCACCCGTTGTGAAGCTGGCGTTTCTCGGCCCGCTGACCGGGCCTAACGCCCCGCAGGGGCTGGGTGCGCGCAACGCCTTTGATCTGGCCATTCGTCAAGCCAACGCTTCGGGCCGGTTCCCGTACCGGATCGAGGGTGTGGTGCTGGATGACGCTTCCGACCCGGCGACCGGACGGGCTGCGGCGTTGCGGGCCGTTTCGGATCCTGCAGTGGTGGCTGCGACGGGCCACTGGAACAGCCCCGTAGCCTTTGCGACCATCGAGGTATTTCACGAGCACCGCACTCCCATCGTGATCTGGGGCGCCATCCACCCGGACATCACGCGCCGGGGCTACCCAGAGGTGACGCGCGTGGCTCCCACCGCGGAACAGGAAACCGCGGTCGGCGCGCGTTGGGTGATCCGTGACCTGCGTCTGCGGCGGTGGGCGGTGGTGCACGACACCACAACATACGGCAACTTTACGCGGGACGCTTTCGTGGGTACCGCGCGGGGTTTGGGTGGGGAGATCCTGAGCACAGACGGCATCAACGTGGGAGACCGGGACTTTAGCGCTCTGCTCACGCGCCTGCGGGGCCTAGGCCCCGACGCCGTCTTCTTCGGCGGAGTCGTCACGGAAGGAGCGCTTCTCCGGGCTCAGATGGTGCGTGCGCGGCTTGCCGCCGCCTTCTTCAGCATTTCAGGGATCTTCGACGACCGATTCATCGACGTGGCGACGGCCCCGTCCGCCGAGGGTACGCTGGCCATCAAACCGGGCGTCCCCCTGGAGGGGATCGCCACAGGTCGGCGGTTCATCGAGGACTACCGGACGGCCGGCTACCGAGAGCCGTACGGTGCGTACGGCCCGTACTCGTATGACGCCACGAACATCCTCTTGGAGGCGGTACGGCAGGTAGGCCCGGATCGGGCGAAGCTGGTGGATGCCGTCCGCAACATACGCCACCGGGGCCTCCTTGGAGAGGTGACCTTCGACCGGGAGGGACAGACCCGCCTGGTGGTTGTGACGCGGTACGTGGTCCAGGACGGCAAGTGGACGGTGTGGGAAGACTCCGAGTACGCGAAGGGTAGGCGCCAGGTGCGCTGA
- a CDS encoding ABC transporter ATP-binding protein codes for MSPTPLLSAEGLLIRFGGLTALDGVSLEVNRGEVVAIIGPNGSGKTTLFNVVMGIYPPHRGRVALKGEDVTGLPAHQVVQRGVARTFQVSRLFLDLSVLDNVMLGCVGPLRTRWSDLLMSPRVSERRLREVAERAAALLEEVSPDLRRRCYRAARELTLAERRRLELCRALASDPELLLLDEPSAGLDVRETQALMDEVSGLRGHRPNLGVALIEHDMAVVRGLAERVVALNYGRKIAEGSFEEVAASPEVREAYLGA; via the coding sequence TTGAGTCCGACACCGTTGCTGTCCGCTGAGGGTTTGCTCATACGGTTCGGCGGGCTCACGGCCCTGGACGGTGTGAGCCTGGAGGTGAACCGAGGGGAAGTCGTGGCGATTATCGGGCCTAACGGATCCGGGAAAACCACCCTTTTCAACGTGGTCATGGGGATCTACCCTCCGCACCGCGGCCGGGTGGCACTGAAGGGAGAGGATGTGACAGGGCTGCCCGCCCACCAAGTGGTGCAGCGTGGGGTGGCTCGTACGTTCCAGGTCAGCCGTCTGTTCTTAGACCTGTCCGTGCTCGACAACGTGATGCTGGGCTGCGTCGGGCCCCTGCGAACGCGGTGGTCGGACCTTTTGATGAGTCCGCGGGTGTCAGAGAGGCGTCTGCGGGAGGTGGCAGAGCGGGCAGCCGCCCTGCTCGAGGAAGTAAGCCCCGACCTCAGGCGCCGGTGTTACCGCGCCGCCCGTGAACTGACGCTGGCCGAACGCCGTCGATTGGAGCTGTGCCGCGCGCTGGCCAGCGACCCGGAACTCCTTCTGCTGGACGAGCCGTCGGCGGGTCTGGACGTGCGGGAGACGCAAGCCCTCATGGACGAGGTGTCGGGTCTGCGCGGCCACCGGCCCAACCTAGGGGTGGCCCTCATCGAGCACGACATGGCCGTGGTTCGCGGTCTGGCGGAGCGGGTGGTGGCGCTGAACTACGGCCGCAAGATTGCAGAGGGGAGCTTCGAAGAGGTGGCGGCGAGCCCGGAGGTCCGGGAGGCGTACCTGGGCGCATGA
- a CDS encoding branched-chain amino acid ABC transporter permease: MVVEQLLNAMLLAGMYSLVAVGFTLFFGVLDLVNFAHGEMATLAVFVSLALLVLTAWGSGEAIWGGVLAAIVLVGCAGVLVERLALRRLRVAPPLLMLLATVGVSIVLREAVRLLYPAGSNPQVFPSLFPGGSVALGGLRVPYDAVTILVVAWLLIAMCDRFINRTRMGACIRAVAQDREAALFMGVDLDRTVAVTFFVGSALGAVAGILNGAFYGIVRYDMGLLMAIKGFSAAVVGGLGSFYGALVGSLVLAGVETASAAYLPGGSQLRDVLSFLLVIAFLVLRPTGLLGERSVEKV, translated from the coding sequence GTGGTGGTAGAGCAGCTGCTGAACGCTATGCTGCTGGCGGGCATGTACTCGCTGGTGGCCGTGGGGTTCACCCTCTTCTTTGGTGTGCTCGATCTGGTGAACTTCGCGCACGGAGAGATGGCCACCCTGGCGGTGTTTGTCTCGCTGGCGCTGCTGGTCTTGACGGCGTGGGGCTCCGGGGAGGCCATCTGGGGTGGAGTCCTAGCGGCGATAGTGCTTGTGGGCTGCGCAGGGGTGCTCGTGGAGCGCCTGGCCCTGCGCCGCTTGCGCGTGGCGCCACCGCTGCTGATGCTGTTGGCTACGGTCGGTGTTTCTATCGTCCTTCGAGAGGCCGTAAGGCTGCTGTACCCGGCCGGATCGAACCCGCAGGTGTTTCCCTCTCTGTTCCCGGGGGGCTCGGTCGCGTTGGGGGGCCTGAGGGTCCCTTACGACGCGGTGACCATCCTCGTGGTGGCCTGGTTGTTGATTGCGATGTGCGATCGATTCATCAACCGCACCCGCATGGGTGCGTGTATCCGTGCGGTGGCACAAGACCGAGAGGCAGCCCTCTTTATGGGCGTGGATCTTGACCGGACCGTTGCGGTCACCTTCTTTGTGGGATCCGCACTGGGTGCGGTTGCCGGCATCCTGAACGGCGCCTTCTACGGCATCGTACGGTACGACATGGGTCTGCTGATGGCGATCAAGGGGTTCTCGGCGGCGGTGGTGGGGGGGCTAGGGAGCTTTTACGGCGCTTTGGTGGGCAGCCTGGTGCTGGCCGGAGTGGAGACCGCCTCAGCGGCATACTTGCCGGGTGGGTCGCAGTTGCGCGACGTTCTCTCCTTCCTCTTAGTGATCGCCTTCCTCGTACTACGACCCACCGGCCTCCTGGGCGAGCGGTCCGTGGAGAAGGTATGA
- a CDS encoding ABC transporter ATP-binding protein, producing MSVLLELREVSAWYGAVRALQDVSLRVHEGEVVCLLGANGAGKTTVVRCVVGVLRPRSGQVWLGGRRVDSSPPAQVVAWGLGVVPEGRRLFPKMTVEENLRMGALHVRSEERVRQGLSEVYELFPVLRERRQQLAGTLSGGEQSMVAIGRGIVSSPRLLLLDEPSLGLSPRLTRELLGAVHRVAHKGTTVLLVEQNATQALAVASRGYVLEKGRVVAEGTASELATSQSLQTAYLRLS from the coding sequence ATGAGTGTGTTGCTGGAGCTGAGGGAAGTGTCTGCGTGGTATGGGGCGGTGCGGGCCCTGCAGGATGTGTCGCTCCGGGTTCACGAAGGTGAGGTCGTGTGCCTGCTAGGAGCCAACGGAGCCGGGAAAACGACCGTCGTACGCTGCGTGGTGGGAGTTCTCCGTCCGCGTAGTGGCCAGGTGTGGCTCGGCGGCCGTCGCGTCGACAGCTCGCCACCGGCGCAAGTGGTCGCGTGGGGCCTGGGTGTGGTGCCTGAGGGGCGCCGCCTGTTCCCTAAGATGACGGTCGAGGAGAACCTGAGAATGGGAGCGTTGCACGTCCGCTCCGAGGAACGTGTCCGGCAGGGGCTGAGCGAGGTGTACGAGTTGTTTCCTGTCCTTCGGGAACGCCGGCAGCAGCTTGCGGGCACGCTGTCCGGGGGAGAGCAGTCCATGGTAGCGATCGGCCGAGGGATCGTGTCTTCACCGCGCCTGCTTTTGCTGGACGAGCCGTCCCTGGGTTTGTCGCCCCGCCTGACGAGGGAGCTGCTGGGAGCAGTCCACCGGGTCGCGCATAAGGGTACGACGGTCTTGCTTGTCGAGCAGAACGCCACCCAGGCGCTCGCAGTGGCCTCCCGAGGTTACGTGCTCGAGAAGGGCAGGGTGGTGGCGGAGGGGACAGCGTCGGAACTCGCAACCAGCCAATCGCTACAGACCGCGTACTTGCGGCTCTCATAA
- a CDS encoding xanthine dehydrogenase family protein molybdopterin-binding subunit: MSAREVLERVGWRVVGKPVPRHDAWDKVLARTAYAADWEMPGMLVGKVLRSLHPSARIVRLDTERARSLPGVVAVLTARDVPRNTLWTDVPGQTTEVGPLRAKVHVLAEERVRYQGEPVALVAAESEELAEEALRAIEVEYDPVPGVFDPQEALSPGAPLVHSDSKSNLLARWTVRTGDVRGALARADVVVEGTYRTQFVDHAYLEPEAGVAWVDSDGVLTIRVATQVIEHFRDVADVLGLPHNKVRVIGTYLGGGFGGKEDVTVEVFLGLLAWVTRRPVKMVWTRQESLLARPKRHPFVMRYRTGALRTGELVAQEVELLADAGAYAFLSALVLLYASTTACGPYRVPNVAVDAQVVYTNNPPTSAMRGFGAMQVVFAYEQQMDRLARELGMDPVELRVRNGLRKGDRLPIGQVLETHVALPEVARRAWQALGPAQPPSGPHLRVGRGLACNLQPYGRIVWLHDWASAWVGFEMDGSVLIRAGVPDVGAGQASSLCQIAGEVLGVPLDRVSIHVSDSALTPLAGTTTATRQLMMSGNAVLRAATELREHVLRVAAQLLETTPVELQLDGHEVRTPDGRCVSLVRVLRECARVGVPRSAFATYHAPAGDPIDLDRGGGRVFPDFTYGAHATEVEVDTETGAIRVRRYVACHDVGQAINPQSVEGQIQGGAVMGIGYALMERVILDAGNNQTTSFSTYLIPTSMDVPDVIPLVLESGEGMGPFGARGIGEPPVGPPAAAIANAVYDAVGVRVTELPIRSEAVARALYELAGHNG, from the coding sequence TCCCTTCCGGGAGTGGTTGCGGTTCTCACAGCTCGAGACGTGCCCAGGAACACCCTGTGGACGGACGTGCCCGGCCAGACGACGGAGGTGGGACCCCTGCGGGCCAAGGTGCACGTGTTGGCTGAGGAGCGGGTCCGCTACCAGGGTGAACCTGTCGCCCTGGTAGCTGCGGAGTCAGAAGAACTGGCGGAGGAGGCGCTGCGGGCCATCGAGGTGGAGTACGACCCAGTGCCGGGGGTATTCGACCCCCAAGAGGCACTTTCGCCGGGCGCACCTCTCGTGCACTCGGACAGCAAGAGCAACCTCCTGGCGCGGTGGACCGTCCGGACCGGTGACGTGAGAGGGGCGTTGGCCCGGGCCGACGTGGTGGTCGAAGGGACTTACCGTACCCAGTTCGTGGACCATGCTTACCTGGAGCCGGAGGCGGGAGTGGCCTGGGTGGACTCGGACGGTGTGTTGACCATCCGGGTGGCCACCCAGGTGATCGAGCACTTCCGCGACGTGGCGGATGTCCTGGGCCTGCCGCACAACAAGGTCCGCGTCATCGGCACGTACTTGGGGGGTGGGTTCGGCGGGAAGGAAGACGTCACCGTGGAGGTATTCCTGGGGCTACTGGCGTGGGTGACGCGGCGGCCTGTGAAGATGGTTTGGACGCGGCAGGAGTCCCTGCTGGCGCGGCCCAAACGCCACCCCTTTGTCATGAGGTACCGCACGGGTGCGCTTCGCACGGGCGAGTTGGTCGCGCAGGAAGTAGAGCTGCTGGCGGACGCGGGCGCGTACGCCTTTCTCAGTGCCCTGGTCCTACTCTATGCGTCAACGACGGCATGCGGGCCGTACCGCGTCCCGAACGTGGCTGTGGACGCGCAAGTCGTCTACACCAACAACCCGCCCACCAGCGCCATGCGCGGTTTCGGGGCCATGCAGGTGGTCTTCGCGTACGAGCAGCAGATGGACCGTCTGGCCCGGGAGCTCGGAATGGACCCGGTGGAGCTTCGGGTTCGCAATGGCTTGCGCAAGGGTGACCGCTTACCCATCGGCCAGGTACTGGAGACGCACGTGGCCCTGCCTGAGGTCGCGCGCCGGGCGTGGCAAGCCCTAGGGCCCGCCCAGCCTCCTTCGGGGCCGCACCTGCGGGTAGGACGCGGGCTTGCATGCAACCTGCAGCCCTACGGGCGCATCGTCTGGCTCCATGATTGGGCGAGCGCCTGGGTGGGATTCGAGATGGACGGTAGCGTCCTCATACGCGCAGGGGTGCCGGACGTGGGCGCGGGCCAGGCCTCCTCCCTGTGCCAGATCGCCGGCGAAGTGCTCGGTGTTCCTCTGGATCGCGTCTCCATCCACGTATCCGACAGCGCTCTCACGCCGCTGGCGGGGACGACCACCGCCACGCGGCAGCTTATGATGTCCGGCAACGCGGTACTTCGCGCGGCGACCGAGCTTCGGGAACACGTCTTGCGGGTGGCCGCCCAACTGCTGGAGACGACCCCGGTGGAGTTGCAGCTGGATGGCCACGAGGTGCGTACGCCCGACGGCCGGTGTGTTTCCCTTGTGCGGGTCCTGCGCGAGTGTGCTCGGGTGGGTGTACCCCGCAGCGCTTTCGCAACCTACCATGCGCCAGCGGGCGATCCCATAGATTTGGACAGGGGCGGAGGGAGAGTGTTCCCCGACTTCACGTACGGCGCTCACGCTACAGAGGTGGAGGTAGACACGGAGACCGGGGCAATCCGGGTCCGGCGCTACGTAGCTTGCCACGACGTGGGGCAGGCCATCAACCCTCAGAGCGTCGAGGGGCAGATTCAGGGCGGAGCAGTGATGGGGATCGGATACGCGCTCATGGAAAGGGTGATCCTGGACGCAGGGAACAACCAGACCACGAGCTTCTCCACGTACCTGATTCCTACGAGTATGGACGTCCCTGACGTGATCCCCCTGGTGTTGGAGTCCGGGGAGGGCATGGGACCCTTCGGTGCTCGGGGTATCGGGGAGCCGCCGGTGGGGCCACCTGCGGCGGCTATCGCGAACGCCGTCTACGACGCGGTGGGCGTGCGCGTCACGGAACTACCGATAAGGTCGGAAGCCGTGGCCCGTGCGCTGTACGAACTTGCAGGACACAACGGATGA